From a single Hymenobacter sp. YIM 151500-1 genomic region:
- a CDS encoding glycosyltransferase family 4 protein: protein MRVAIVINTSWNIWNFRRNLVQALQQAGHEVLAIAPPDAYSERLETELGCRYVPIPMENKGTNPVKDAQLTRRFYQIYRRERPDVVLQYTIKPNIYGTLAARLAGIPSVNNVSGLGTVFIVRNLVSRVALGLYRLAFRFPKRVFFQNDDDRQLFLQHGLVAPGITDLLPGSGVDTQRFRPAPQWQRHEPFTFLMIARVLYEKGVEEYFEAARLVREAVPGTRVQLLGGVDESGGVGVKRAVFEEWLQAGHVEYLGTSDNVPEHIGRADCVVLPSYREGTPKTLLEAAAMGKPVVTTDVPGCRETVLDGQSGLLCEVRNAPDLAAKMLHVLRLPAAELEQMGRAGRRLAEEKFDEQIVLNKYLRIVEEVTSPRTRRS, encoded by the coding sequence GTGCGCGTTGCTATAGTTATCAATACCAGCTGGAACATCTGGAACTTCCGCCGCAACCTGGTGCAGGCCCTGCAACAAGCCGGACATGAGGTGCTGGCCATAGCCCCTCCCGACGCCTACTCCGAGCGGCTGGAAACCGAGCTGGGCTGCCGCTACGTGCCCATCCCGATGGAAAACAAGGGCACCAACCCCGTGAAAGATGCCCAACTGACCCGCCGCTTCTATCAAATCTACCGGCGTGAGCGGCCCGATGTGGTGCTGCAGTACACCATCAAGCCCAACATCTACGGCACGCTGGCCGCGCGCCTGGCCGGTATCCCGAGCGTCAATAACGTGTCGGGGCTGGGTACGGTGTTTATCGTGCGCAACCTGGTGAGCCGCGTGGCGCTGGGGCTGTACCGGCTGGCGTTCCGGTTTCCGAAGCGGGTGTTTTTCCAGAACGACGACGACCGGCAGCTGTTCCTGCAGCACGGCCTGGTAGCGCCCGGCATCACCGACCTGCTGCCCGGCTCCGGCGTGGACACCCAACGGTTTCGGCCGGCCCCGCAGTGGCAGCGCCACGAGCCCTTCACCTTCCTGATGATTGCGCGGGTGCTGTATGAGAAGGGCGTGGAAGAATATTTTGAAGCCGCCCGCCTCGTGCGCGAAGCCGTGCCCGGCACCCGCGTGCAGCTCCTGGGCGGCGTAGACGAGTCGGGGGGCGTGGGCGTGAAGCGGGCCGTGTTTGAAGAGTGGCTGCAAGCCGGCCACGTGGAGTACCTGGGCACCTCCGACAACGTGCCCGAGCACATCGGCCGGGCCGACTGCGTGGTGCTGCCTTCGTACCGCGAAGGCACGCCCAAAACCCTGCTCGAAGCCGCCGCCATGGGCAAGCCCGTGGTAACCACCGACGTACCTGGCTGCCGCGAAACCGTGCTCGACGGCCAGAGCGGCCTGCTCTGCGAGGTGCGCAACGCCCCGGACCTGGCCGCTAAGATGCTGCACGTGCTGCGCCTGCCCGCCGCCGAGCTGGAGCAGATGGGCCGGGCCGGCCGCCGCCTCGCCGAAGAGAAGTTCGACGAGCAGATTGTCCTCAACAAGTACCTGCGAATTGTTGAAGAAGTAACCTCGCCGCGCACCCGGCGCTCCTGA
- the rfbC gene encoding dTDP-4-dehydrorhamnose 3,5-epimerase: MEIKHHALAGVIEFTPRVFGDARGAFFESFSEKIMREAGADVPWVQDNQSRSMRGVLRGLHFQCPPHAQAKLVRVAQGRALDVVVDIRRNSPTYGQHVAVELDATRFNMLYVPTGFAHGFAALEDDTLFLYKCSNYYQPSAEGGLYWNDPQLGIDWGLTDPIISPKDQVLPQLAEFDSPF; the protein is encoded by the coding sequence ATGGAAATCAAACACCACGCTCTGGCGGGCGTTATTGAATTCACTCCCCGCGTATTTGGTGATGCCCGCGGGGCCTTTTTTGAGTCGTTCAGCGAGAAAATCATGCGGGAGGCCGGCGCCGATGTGCCGTGGGTGCAGGACAACCAGTCGCGCTCCATGCGCGGGGTGCTGCGGGGGCTGCACTTCCAGTGCCCTCCGCACGCCCAGGCTAAGCTGGTGCGCGTAGCCCAGGGCCGCGCCCTCGATGTGGTAGTAGACATTCGCCGCAACTCGCCCACCTATGGGCAGCACGTAGCCGTGGAGCTGGATGCCACCCGCTTCAACATGCTTTACGTGCCTACGGGCTTTGCTCACGGCTTCGCGGCCCTCGAAGACGACACGCTGTTTCTTTACAAGTGCAGCAACTACTACCAGCCCAGCGCCGAGGGCGGCCTGTACTGGAATGACCCGCAGCTCGGCATCGACTGGGGCCTCACCGACCCCATCATCTCCCCCAAAGACCAGGTGCTGCCCCAGCTGGCGGAGTTTGATAGCCCGTTTTAG
- a CDS encoding UDP-N-acetylmuramoyl-tripeptide--D-alanyl-D-alanine ligase, translating to MVDLAALYARYRECSAVSTDSRQPQPNTLFFALNGPSFRGRDFAPQALAAGARHAVVDDAALAAQDPECYTYAPDPLATLQELAQYHRRQLIIPVLGITGSNGKTTTKELCYAVLSRRYRVQYTRGNLNNHIGVPLTLLSIRPGEHELAIIEMGANHQGEIDLLSRLAEPTHGLITNIGKAHLEGFGGVEGIAKGKSELFRFLATVGGLAFVNTQDARLPGLAVVVPTCVTYPGPADTYPAELVSANPNVVLRLYNGLEVEAQITGAYNFANLAAAAAVGAHFGVPPADIAEALASYNPSNNRSQLVRTSHNHVVLDAYNANPSSMSAALHSFASRPAPAADKVVILGDMFELGEESAVEHRGIGELLHSLALGTVVLVGPEMRHAATSPAFHHFATKPEAAAWLQAHPPRGRHILIKGSRGMGLETLLELV from the coding sequence ATGGTAGATCTAGCGGCGCTTTACGCCCGATACCGGGAGTGCTCGGCAGTCAGCACCGACTCGCGGCAGCCGCAGCCGAATACGCTGTTCTTCGCCCTCAACGGCCCCTCGTTCCGGGGCCGCGACTTTGCGCCCCAAGCTTTGGCCGCCGGGGCCCGCCACGCCGTCGTGGACGATGCCGCCCTGGCCGCCCAGGACCCCGAGTGCTACACCTACGCCCCCGATCCGCTGGCTACCTTGCAGGAGCTGGCCCAATACCACCGCCGCCAGCTGATTATTCCGGTGCTGGGCATCACCGGCTCCAACGGCAAAACCACCACCAAGGAGCTGTGCTACGCCGTGCTTAGCCGCCGCTACCGGGTACAGTACACTCGTGGCAACCTCAACAACCACATCGGGGTTCCCCTCACCCTGCTCAGCATTCGGCCGGGCGAGCATGAGCTGGCCATTATTGAGATGGGCGCCAACCACCAGGGCGAAATTGACTTGCTGAGCCGGCTGGCCGAGCCTACGCACGGCCTTATCACCAACATCGGCAAGGCCCATTTGGAAGGATTTGGCGGGGTAGAAGGCATTGCCAAGGGAAAAAGTGAGCTGTTCCGCTTTCTGGCTACGGTGGGCGGACTGGCTTTCGTCAATACCCAGGATGCGCGCCTGCCGGGCTTGGCCGTGGTGGTGCCCACCTGCGTCACCTACCCCGGCCCAGCCGACACGTACCCGGCCGAGCTGGTCAGCGCCAACCCCAACGTGGTGCTGCGCTTATATAACGGCCTGGAGGTGGAAGCTCAAATTACGGGCGCCTACAACTTCGCCAACCTGGCCGCCGCCGCTGCCGTGGGCGCCCATTTCGGCGTGCCCCCCGCGGATATTGCCGAGGCGCTGGCCTCGTACAACCCTTCCAACAACCGCTCCCAGCTGGTGCGCACCTCCCACAACCACGTGGTGCTGGACGCCTACAACGCCAATCCCAGCAGCATGAGCGCCGCCCTCCACAGCTTCGCCTCCCGCCCGGCACCGGCCGCCGACAAGGTGGTTATCCTGGGCGACATGTTTGAACTGGGCGAAGAAAGCGCCGTCGAGCACCGGGGCATCGGGGAGCTGCTGCACAGCCTGGCCCTGGGCACCGTGGTACTCGTGGGCCCCGAAATGCGCCACGCGGCCACCTCCCCGGCCTTCCACCATTTCGCCACCAAGCCCGAAGCCGCCGCCTGGTTGCAGGCTCACCCCCCGCGCGGCCGCCACATCCTCATCAAAGGCTCCCGCGGCATGGGCCTGGAAACGCTGCTAGAGCTGGTGTAG
- a CDS encoding T9SS type A sorting domain-containing protein, whose protein sequence is MKNARTLTGRMHGWQLFALLSAALAGATRPGQAQTFGFEYRPLAKVADGAQTLRNAWAGGLNSPQFSNIDLNADQQPDLYVFDRATNRSFTYLSVPAAGGARAWEYAPAYEALFPAGLVGWVLLRDYDCDGRPDLFTYANGGDIRVYRHVPDAQGRPGFQLLTDQLTYFAPGPTGGNVNINTGGYNLPAIEDVNGDGRLDVLTYDFSSPVPSIYYYRNTATAGSCGGLQLVEETSYWGGLTACLSGCGGYTFAPNRCRPDGQRPTHTGGFNISLRDLDGDGDQDLLTARDMCPELVSIRNDGSAQTAVFSSAGLSLSFPAGTTAAHVPNFPAAYSVDATFDGRPDLVVAPNLFDNQDTVDLRRSTWLYRNSAAAGAAPIFGLLQSDFLQRDMLDLSEVAAPALGDLDGDGLVDLLVGSTSRDTPGQMYRATLRYFRNVGTAAEPTFQLVDNDYLGLSQRKLTTVKPLLVDLNRDGALDLVYTGARLGSSDSRVAVLLNAAPAGQAVAFNAAAPLYLENLPGRRGDAPCFADVDGDGRLDLLLGTNSLDTPGMSLRYYRNTGAAQLSQAFQLADNDYGRLRTSTGRPANLHPVVADFDGDTRPDLLTADGSGAIRFFSDFRAQGSALTERTDLFYNPLLNQLLPARLGSGAAVRFAPAAADLNADGAPELLLGLENGGLHLFGTRGRAVLSTRRPASSLLVRLYPNPATSSVTVEAPRPVRLTLLDLTGRTLRHSATSAARHTLDVSLLAAGVYLVRCETADGQQTTQRVEVVK, encoded by the coding sequence ATGAAAAACGCTCGAACACTCACGGGCCGTATGCACGGCTGGCAACTATTCGCCCTGCTAAGCGCCGCCCTGGCCGGCGCAACCCGGCCAGGGCAGGCCCAAACGTTTGGCTTTGAATACCGGCCCCTGGCAAAAGTAGCAGACGGCGCCCAGACCCTGCGCAACGCCTGGGCCGGGGGCCTGAACTCGCCGCAGTTCTCTAACATCGACCTCAACGCCGACCAGCAACCCGACTTGTACGTGTTCGACCGGGCCACTAACCGCTCGTTCACCTACCTAAGCGTGCCGGCGGCCGGGGGAGCGCGGGCCTGGGAGTACGCCCCGGCCTACGAAGCCCTGTTTCCGGCCGGGCTGGTGGGCTGGGTGCTGCTGCGCGACTACGACTGCGACGGCCGCCCCGACCTGTTCACCTACGCCAACGGCGGCGACATTCGGGTGTACCGCCACGTGCCCGACGCGCAGGGGCGGCCCGGCTTTCAGCTGCTCACCGACCAGCTCACCTACTTTGCACCCGGCCCCACGGGCGGCAACGTCAACATCAACACCGGGGGCTACAACCTGCCCGCCATCGAGGACGTGAACGGCGACGGCCGCCTCGACGTGCTGACCTACGACTTTTCCTCACCAGTGCCCAGCATCTACTACTACCGCAACACGGCCACGGCGGGCAGCTGCGGGGGCTTGCAGCTGGTGGAAGAAACCTCGTACTGGGGCGGGTTGACGGCCTGCCTTAGCGGGTGCGGGGGCTACACCTTCGCCCCCAACCGATGCCGCCCCGACGGCCAGCGGCCCACCCACACCGGCGGCTTCAACATCAGCCTCCGGGACCTGGACGGCGACGGCGACCAGGACCTGCTCACGGCCCGCGACATGTGCCCCGAGCTGGTGAGCATCCGCAACGACGGCAGCGCCCAAACGGCCGTGTTCAGCAGCGCCGGCCTCAGCCTGAGCTTTCCGGCGGGTACCACGGCCGCCCACGTGCCCAATTTTCCGGCGGCGTATTCCGTGGATGCCACTTTCGACGGCCGCCCCGACCTGGTGGTGGCTCCCAACTTGTTTGACAACCAGGACACTGTAGACCTGCGCCGCAGCACCTGGCTGTACCGCAACAGCGCCGCGGCCGGGGCAGCCCCCATCTTTGGGCTGCTGCAGTCCGATTTTTTGCAGCGCGACATGCTGGACCTGAGCGAAGTAGCGGCTCCCGCCCTGGGCGACTTGGACGGCGACGGACTGGTGGACCTGCTGGTGGGCAGCACCAGCCGCGACACGCCGGGCCAGATGTACCGGGCCACGCTCCGTTACTTCCGCAACGTGGGTACGGCCGCGGAGCCCACCTTTCAGCTAGTAGATAACGACTACCTGGGCCTCTCGCAGCGGAAGCTGACCACCGTGAAGCCCCTGCTCGTGGACCTGAACCGCGACGGCGCCCTGGACCTGGTGTACACCGGCGCCCGGCTGGGCTCCTCCGACAGCCGGGTGGCGGTGCTGCTGAACGCGGCCCCGGCTGGGCAGGCGGTGGCATTCAACGCTGCCGCGCCCCTGTACCTGGAAAACCTGCCCGGCCGCCGCGGCGACGCGCCCTGCTTCGCGGACGTGGACGGCGACGGGCGCCTGGACCTGCTGCTGGGCACCAATTCGCTCGACACGCCGGGCATGAGCCTGCGCTACTACCGCAACACGGGCGCCGCCCAGCTCAGCCAGGCCTTTCAGCTAGCGGACAACGACTACGGCCGCCTGCGCACCAGCACCGGTCGCCCCGCCAACCTGCACCCCGTAGTAGCCGACTTCGACGGCGACACCCGCCCCGACCTGCTCACGGCCGACGGCAGCGGGGCCATCCGCTTCTTCTCCGACTTCCGCGCCCAGGGTTCCGCACTGACGGAACGCACCGACCTGTTTTACAACCCCTTACTCAATCAGCTGCTGCCCGCTCGCCTGGGGAGCGGAGCCGCGGTACGGTTTGCCCCCGCTGCCGCCGACCTGAACGCCGACGGTGCCCCCGAGCTGCTGCTGGGCTTGGAAAACGGCGGCTTGCACCTGTTCGGCACGCGGGGCCGGGCCGTGCTAAGCACCCGCCGCCCCGCCAGTAGCCTGCTCGTGCGCCTCTACCCCAACCCCGCCACCTCGTCCGTCACCGTGGAAGCCCCGCGCCCCGTGCGCCTCACGCTGCTGGACCTCACCGGCCGCACCCTGCGCCACTCCGCCACCTCCGCCGCCCGCCACACCCTCGATGTTAGCCTTTTGGCCGCGGGCGTATACCTGGTGCGCTGCGAAACCGCCGACGGCCAGCAAACCACGCAGCGGGTGGAGGTGGTGAAGTGA
- a CDS encoding amidohydrolase, giving the protein MPDLTVSFIQSSLQWHNPEANRRELGRHIQEISVPTDLIVLPEMFTTGFSMDAPALAEPMEGPTLAWMRDTAATHDAVVTGSVIIEEAGRYYNRLLWVRPDGSMSYYNKRHLFTLAGEQHVYTPGTQRLLEEWRGWRICPLVCYDLRFPVWSRNSRQDPYDLLLYVANWPAVRRTAWITLLRARAIENLAFTLGVNCVGLDGNSQTYTGDSALLDMRGEYLVEVGNQETSITRALRRTDLTAFREHFPALEDGDEFEVK; this is encoded by the coding sequence TTGCCTGACCTCACCGTTTCCTTTATCCAGTCCTCTTTGCAGTGGCACAATCCGGAAGCTAACCGCCGGGAGCTGGGCCGGCACATCCAGGAAATATCCGTCCCGACGGACCTGATTGTGCTGCCCGAAATGTTTACCACCGGCTTCAGCATGGATGCACCAGCCCTGGCTGAGCCGATGGAGGGACCCACCCTGGCCTGGATGCGTGACACCGCCGCCACCCACGACGCCGTGGTGACGGGCAGTGTTATTATCGAGGAAGCAGGCCGCTATTACAACCGCCTGCTCTGGGTGCGGCCCGATGGCTCGATGAGCTACTACAACAAGCGCCACCTGTTTACGCTGGCCGGCGAGCAGCACGTGTACACGCCGGGCACCCAGCGCCTGCTGGAAGAGTGGCGCGGCTGGCGCATCTGCCCGCTTGTTTGCTACGACCTGCGGTTTCCGGTGTGGAGCCGCAACTCCCGCCAAGACCCCTACGACCTGCTGCTGTACGTGGCCAACTGGCCCGCCGTCCGCCGCACCGCCTGGATTACGCTGCTGCGCGCCCGCGCCATCGAGAACCTGGCCTTCACTCTGGGCGTGAACTGCGTGGGCCTCGATGGCAATAGCCAGACCTACACCGGCGACTCGGCCCTGCTGGACATGCGTGGCGAGTACCTCGTCGAAGTCGGCAACCAGGAAACCAGCATCACCCGCGCCCTCCGCCGCACCGACCTCACCGCCTTCCGCGAGCATTTCCCCGCCCTGGAAGATGGCGACGAGTTCGAGGTGAAGTGA
- a CDS encoding methionine aminotransferase yields MPLPLLDSKLPDVGTSIFSVMTQLAQECGAINLAQGFPDYDPPLPLREALARHILTDGHQQYAPMPGLPRLREAISQKTARVYGVPAPDPATEITITSGATEALYAVLAAVVRPHDEVLILEPAYDLYGPAVRLQGGVPVYVSLAPPTFQPDWNRVAAALTPRTRLVLLNTPHNPTGAVLTPADWATLADLLRPTRALLLSDEVYEHMVFDGAPHASALQHPELRERAFVLSSFGKTYHATGWKVGYCVAPAALSAELRRVHQFVTFSVSTPTQHALADVLPDTSLYDSLPAFYQQKRDLFRELLTGTGFELLPVAGGYFQVVGYRALAPQEDDVSFARRLTREAGVAVVPLSAFYHNGHDHQLVRFCFAKQEATLRAAAARLRQL; encoded by the coding sequence ATGCCGCTTCCCCTACTCGACTCTAAGCTGCCCGACGTGGGCACCAGCATTTTCTCGGTGATGACCCAGCTGGCCCAGGAGTGCGGGGCCATTAACCTGGCCCAGGGCTTCCCCGACTACGACCCGCCTCTGCCCCTACGCGAAGCCCTGGCCCGCCACATCCTCACCGATGGGCACCAGCAGTACGCGCCCATGCCCGGCCTGCCCCGCCTGCGCGAGGCCATCAGCCAGAAAACCGCCCGCGTCTACGGCGTGCCTGCTCCCGACCCGGCCACCGAAATTACCATCACCAGCGGAGCCACCGAAGCCCTGTACGCCGTGCTGGCCGCTGTGGTGCGCCCCCACGATGAGGTGCTGATTCTGGAACCGGCCTACGACCTGTACGGCCCGGCCGTGCGCTTGCAGGGCGGCGTGCCGGTGTACGTGTCCCTGGCCCCGCCCACCTTCCAGCCCGACTGGAACCGGGTGGCGGCGGCCCTCACGCCGCGCACCCGCCTGGTACTCCTCAACACGCCCCACAACCCCACCGGCGCCGTGCTCACGCCCGCCGACTGGGCCACCCTGGCCGACCTGCTGCGCCCCACCCGCGCCCTGCTGCTGTCGGATGAGGTGTATGAGCACATGGTCTTTGACGGGGCCCCGCACGCCAGCGCCCTGCAACACCCCGAACTGCGGGAGCGGGCGTTTGTGCTGTCGTCGTTCGGCAAAACCTACCACGCTACCGGCTGGAAAGTAGGCTACTGCGTGGCCCCGGCTGCCCTCAGCGCCGAGCTGCGGCGGGTGCATCAGTTCGTGACGTTCAGCGTGAGCACGCCTACCCAGCATGCCCTGGCCGACGTGCTGCCCGATACGAGCCTGTACGACAGCCTGCCGGCCTTCTACCAGCAGAAGCGCGACTTATTTCGGGAGCTGCTTACGGGCACGGGCTTTGAGCTGCTGCCCGTGGCGGGGGGCTACTTTCAGGTGGTCGGCTACCGGGCCCTGGCCCCGCAGGAAGATGATGTGTCGTTTGCGCGCCGCCTCACCCGCGAAGCCGGCGTAGCCGTGGTGCCGCTGTCGGCGTTCTATCACAATGGGCACGACCACCAGCTTGTTCGGTTTTGCTTTGCCAAGCAGGAAGCAACACTACGCGCCGCCGCAGCTCGCCTACGGCAGCTGTAG
- a CDS encoding PAS domain-containing protein yields the protein MLWSDLSTSTAAQLLLQELRPVLLLDALPHLAWLSTPDGTVIHCNQRWYEYTGAPATALAAGGFVDYLHPDDRAEAAEAQLRHLPQARPLKLHLRWRGHDGRYRWYLERVVPLYAPDGATLLGWLGTSTDIDEQKRTELQERRGRELFELLARATNDLIWDWDISSGRMWYSQEFWQLVGHTPHPDTETVAFWLSLIHPDELERVTRGVQADLTTTAKLREAIYRLRRADGRYLTILDRACVIHDASGLPVRMVGAMRDVTETP from the coding sequence ATGCTTTGGTCTGACCTTTCCACCTCTACGGCGGCGCAGCTGCTGCTGCAGGAGCTGCGGCCCGTGCTCCTGCTCGATGCCCTGCCTCACCTGGCGTGGCTGTCGACGCCCGATGGCACGGTTATCCACTGCAACCAGCGCTGGTACGAGTACACCGGCGCCCCCGCCACGGCCCTGGCCGCCGGGGGCTTCGTGGACTACCTCCACCCCGACGACCGGGCCGAAGCCGCCGAGGCCCAGCTGCGCCACCTGCCCCAGGCCCGCCCCCTGAAGCTGCACCTGCGCTGGCGCGGCCACGACGGCCGCTACCGGTGGTACCTGGAGCGCGTGGTGCCCTTGTATGCCCCCGATGGCGCTACTTTGCTGGGTTGGCTGGGCACTTCCACCGACATCGACGAGCAGAAACGCACGGAGCTACAGGAGCGCCGGGGCCGGGAGCTGTTTGAGCTGCTGGCCCGCGCCACCAACGACCTGATCTGGGACTGGGACATTAGCTCGGGCCGCATGTGGTACAGCCAAGAGTTCTGGCAGCTGGTGGGCCACACGCCCCACCCCGACACCGAAACCGTGGCCTTCTGGCTCAGCCTCATCCACCCCGACGAGCTGGAGCGCGTCACCCGCGGCGTGCAGGCCGACCTCACCACCACGGCCAAGCTGCGGGAAGCCATCTACCGCCTGCGCCGCGCCGACGGCCGCTACCTCACCATCCTGGACCGGGCCTGCGTCATCCACGATGCCAGCGGCCTGCCCGTGCGCATGGTGGGCGCCATGCGCGACGTGACGGAGACGCCGTAA